In the genome of Urocitellus parryii isolate mUroPar1 chromosome 7, mUroPar1.hap1, whole genome shotgun sequence, the window ATGGTACAGATTTGTGGGTTTAAAAACTGAGGCAGAATTCCACCTCCCCACTCATCTGCTGTCATTGTGAGGGAGGCCCTGGTGGCTCCTGGGAGGTTTTGGACGCAGAGAAGCAGTGTGGTACATGGAGGAGGCTGCCTTCTGGACCACTTGGCTCAGGGCTCTGTAGATGGGGCAGCCCTGTGCGGTGACTAACCCAGCAAGCCTGCTCTGCTCTCTCCCATTGCCTCAACCgcagcccagccccagggccctgcCACCCACTCCTCAGCCTCTTTGACCTGCTGCCCCTGCCACCTCACCTCCTCGTGGTTCTTCCTGAGGTAGGCCAGCTCCTCCTTGAGATTCTCAATCTGCATCTCCAGGTCAGCCCTGGCCAGGGTCAGCTCGTCCAGCACCCTGCGCAGGCCGTTGATGTCGGCCTCCACACTCATGCGCAGGGCCTGCTCTGTCTCAAACCTGCAATGGCAACCAGGGACTTCAGTGGACTTGGACTTGCAGGACAAGGCCCTGGCCCCTGCCTGCCTTCATTCTGCCAGGGCTCTAAGGACTTATAAAGTGGAAACAAATTCCAGCCTGGAGCCCTAGAACCATCACAGAACAGGACCCCACTCCGTCCCTCTCCCTTGCTTCtccccctctctgcctccttccgAATCCTCTCCCTCTCCTACCACCTGCCTAAGCCCAATGACCCTCAGACCTGGCCACATTTCTCATTCTGAACTAAGGGGTGGGGCTCTTGGCCCCTAGGACTGCCCCCACCCCAGTTTCGACCTAGCCACAAGCACCAGGGGAGTCCTGGACTGAGGAGGGGTTGCCCCCTGCTCTCCCCCAGCCAGTCACCTGAAAGGGACTTACTTGGTACGGAAGTCATCGGCAGCCAGACGGGCATTGTCAATCTGCAGCAGGATGTTGGCGTTGTCCACCGTGGCTGTGAGGATCTGGGGAGTTGGGAAGGCAACCAGGTCAGCTTAGCTCCAGATTCCGAGCAGGCCTCCCCACCTGGGGGCCAGGACCAGCTGCCTTTTCAGGAACCCCACCTTCCCACCAGCCTCTCCCATACACTGCGCCATCATTGTTGGCAGAAGAGGGCAAGAGGGACTCTCATGAGCCAAAACTTGCCTCCCCTACCCCTATCTATCCCTAACCCTGCTACAGGGCTCGCCCTCAAAGCAGAGGAGGTAGCCAGCTGGGAAGGTGGCAGCTCCAGAGGAGAATGGGAGAATGTCTTCGGCCCAGACATTCAGCTCTTCCAGAATTCCAGAAAGTGAAGAGGGAAGTGTGACCAATCCCCTGTTGACAGCTGGCCCCTGAGGATCTCTCCCTAAAGGTTGCTAGAGGAACCCTCTCCAACAGTGATTTCAAATCAGAAATCACAACCCCTGGGAAGTGCTAACCTGGGGCTCCATCATTCAGTCCCACTCCCTGGGGTTTGCAGAGCCCCAATCTTGAGGGACAGAGAAATCCCTAAACAAGGCCCATGAGAGACCACCCCTATGCTGAGCTCtacccctgccctcctgcctctcctcccagcAGGTACCATCAGGAGCTGGCTCAGACCCCCATCCCACTACTCCAGGTGCTGCCGGCCTCTGCTCTAAAGGAGAGATGCCCATGTGTCCTGATGCCCTGCCTGGGACCAGGCCTCCACATGCATCCTCGAGAACTATCCCGCAACCACACGAGGAGACAAGACACTGCCTGAGGGGAAGATCGATGCTCCAAGGAGCCTCACAAGGCCTGCTTCTCTGTGGCCCAGGATGCTGCCCCAGGAAAGGGCAATGTGGGCCACATAGGGTCTCCATGACAGGCTCTGGACGCCAAGCCCTGGACTCCCTGCAACCCTGTGGCAGCCCAGACTCGACTCCAGGCCTTCTCTACAGGACATGGGAGAAGTCATGCTCCCGGGGGCCCTTCCTGCCAGCAGGCCCTACCTTGTTCTTCAGGTCTTCGATGATGTGGTAGTAGTGGCTGTAGTCGGGGGCGGGCCCAGGGGCCTGCTTCTTGTACCAGTCTCGGATCTTCACCTCCAGCTCGGTGTTGGCCTCCTCCAGGGCCCGCACCTTGTCCAGGTAGGAGGCCAAGCGGTCGTTGAGGTTCTGCATGGTGGCCTTCTCACCTCCGGCCAACAGCCCATCAACGCCCCCAAAGCTGCCTCCATAGCTGCTGCCAGAGCCGAAGCTGTAGCAGCTAGAGTAGTTGGCACCCCCCAGGGCACTGCCCAGGCCACTAGCTGACCCCAGCCTGCAGGAGCCGCCACCCAGGCTGCCAGACAGTCGGCAGGAGGTGCGGGATGAGCCGCCCCCCAGGCCAGAGGAGCCCTTGATGGAGCTGGAGGAGGTGAACTGGCGGATGGTGGTCGTCATGGTGGCAGCCGGTGGCGGGCACAGAACGAGAGGGCTCGGGAGGTAGCGAGGCGCCAAGGTGCGTGTTACTGCTGGGGCTCGCCGCTTCCTTTATAGGCCGGCAAGTGGGCGTAGCGATTACAACAGGCTCGCCGCTCTGTTTCCATTCCCCTGGGCTTTCATCACCCTTGGCTACCTGCCAGCTCCCAGGTGGCTGTGggcccccctcccctcccaacatCAGGGCTTTGCCTCATTTCTCCAAACCCCCGCGCTGGGCGtctgcatgtgcatgtgtgtgtctctgGTCTCAGGTCCGTCACCTGTGAATCAGGCTGGCCCTCCAGCTATGCTTTCCCATGACCTAATACGGAGAAGAGGAGAAGGCAGGACGTCACCGTCACAGGCCCTCCCAAGCAGCTGCCACCTCAGCAAAGGCTTCCTGGACGCTGGGTCCGATGGAGAAATGGGATGGCCCCCGCCCCCACCAGgtagctttcctttgccacacatCACCACATACACGTGGCAGTCCCCAGGCTGGGTGCTGGGGTGACAGAAAGGATGGAGCACTCGTCCTGCCTTGGAATCTGACCTGAACCCCCCCAGCCCCCAACAACACAGGAACGCCCTGAGCCTCAGGTCACTAGTCCAGATCCCACCTGAGGAAACTAGGGCTTAGCAAGGGAGCCAGCCTGGGCTGGCGGGGCTACCTCTTAACCCTTCACCAAGCCACTATGCCCATTCTCCCAAGGACTCCCCTTCTGTGCCACCCTGGCACCTAGGGATGCACTTCTGGGGCAAAGGCTCCTTCTGGTCAGTTTTCTGGCTCTGGCCCCATCCCTGGGTCCCCCTGGAACCCAGCCTTCTCTTCTAAATaaatcttccctttccttccccctaCAGGTGACATCCAGGACTGAGGTATGCAAAGCAGAGCTTAGCTACAGGATGGGGAAATGGGGGCCGTGGGAGGAGTGGGGTGGTAAGAGGGTATCTGTGAGTGGTGTGTTCATTTCCACCCTCCTGACCCCTTCCGTGCCCCGAGAGACCTAAGGGAAGGGTGAGGGGCCCTTATCCCACAGCCAAACAGAAACCTAACGGACATCGCTCCAAAAAAGACACCCCCCCCATCGGGAGCCCTTCCTCTCCAGACTCCCCAAGATGTGACTTCCCAGGGTGGCCATGTGCCCTGCCCCACGgctccaccctgccctgcccaTCATCCCAAgcccagccctgggtcccagGGTCCCGACAGGCCCGCTGGGCGGAATGTGGTCGTGTTTCAGACTGCCAATGTGTTCCACCTCCCAGACAGGCCCAGGCAGCCCCCAGACAGCAGCTGAGAGCGTTTCCCCAATAGCCCAGCCGCTGCCAAGCCACCAAAGCAAACAGGACGCCCCCCACGCTCACATGCACAGTGGCCACCCcgccccacacacacccccagcTGAGCCAGGCAGAGCCGGTCTGGTctcctgggcaggctgggcagctGCCACCCCCTCTCATCCATCAGTAGTGCTCTGGACCACTCCTCCGGAAagccccctgcccagcccctgtcCTTCTGCCCTTGAACGCCACCCGCCCCCCAGGGCCTGATGAGCATTCTTTAATTGCAGTGTTCCCCAGAAAGTCTGTGGGGCCCTGCCAGAGACCAGCCACAGAACACGGGGAGCCAGAGGCTGATTCTTGGAAACTTCCCGGGCCTGGCGGGCTATCCCAGGCCTCCACCCTCAACACTTCCGCCtcctcccctctcatcttcccaGGAGCCCCAGGCCTGAATGGAGTGGGCTGGACAGGTGGGCAGGTGACAAGCGATACCAGACGCTCAGTGAACTCTCCTCCCCCAAAATCCCTCAGCCCACGCTGCCCAAGCCAATGACCAGACCagatcacaagttgaaggacTGAACTTCAGCAAAGCTTTAATTGCAGTCACGAGGCCAACTCAGGAGGCCCCTGATTGGGAGGGCTGCAGGAAGCAGATACAGAAAGGCTGAGCAGCTCAtggggtggggcccaggcagGCGCTTGGGGCCTAGCAGCAGCGTGCTGGGAGCTGGAGGTGATGGCTGCCCCTTGGCCTTCAATATGCTGAAAGGGGCTTCAGTGAGTAGAGCGGTGGACCTGCTCGCGGGAGGAGACCACCTTGCCATCCTGGACTTCCTCCACGATGGTGCGCACCTGGCGGCTTGTCACCGTGGCTGCAGGTGGTGGAGGACGGGGCACAGGAGCCTCAGGAGGGGGACCCTACCCACACCAGCCACCCCACCTGTAGCTCCCCCAATCTCCCACACAGAAAGATCCTCAGCCTCTCCCCTCCCGCTGGGTCTGCGCTGCCCCTCCCTTGGGCAGGATGGGGCAAGCTCTTACCTTCGCGGGAGGGCTGCGAGGCCAGGGACGAGGAATACTGAGAGGCCAGGCTGCAAGGAGAAGGGGACGGGTCAGCCCAAGGGTGCTGGCTGGCCAGCGGGCCCCTGGGAGCATGCTGGGGAGGATCCACAGCGagggaggcccaggaggagggagagagttCCCTACAAACTGGGAACTCACAGCTGGGAGCGCAGAGTGCTCAGGCCTGAGGATGAAGCCTCACAGACTCCGCacagcaggaggaagaaaaagggacAGCCTGGAGGCACTTTGTGGCTACTTTGTGACCACTAACCCAGAATTTACAAGGAGGAGCTGAGCAAGTGGTTTTTCCATATCCTGAAGGGCCCAGCAAATAGACTCAGGAGAGACTGTGGTTAGACTACAGATGGACTCCACCACTGTCAGGAAGCAAAGGGCTAGAACATGTGACTCAGTGCGCACTGCCACGCTGCCAGCCCTTCACAGCAGGGTCTCCATCAACAGTCCCAACTCCAAACCAGAGGCTCACCCGCCCTGCTCCTAGGCTTGTCCTGGCTGATAGCGTCACCAGCCACACAGTCCACCAGACCAGAAACTCAGGGTCATCACTACCCACTTCCTCACGTGCTCACTTGACGTTCACTGAGCACTGACTGAGGCAGTGGGCCCCATGCTCGGGTGTccagccctgcctccctcctgccccttccccccacacacagcAGGACTCCTCTGGCCTGACTCTGCTCCTGACAGGTCTCTCCAGCCCACCCTAACCTCTCTGATCCATTTCTCCCTCTTCAGCCCAAGTGAATGTTCTAAAAGATCTACAAGGTCGTGCCCTCCTCGGCTCCAAATCCCTCCATGGCTCCCAGCTGCCTACACAATCCACTCCAGATGCTGTCCTCTGGCGTCGGAGCCTCCTCATGGTCAGGCCCCAGTGGGGTGCTCCATCTCACTCCCTGGGCAGAGTTGCCTCCAGCCCACCCCAGCAGGTGTCGGGGCGCCCCCACTCACTGGGAGTCCTCGCCCTCCAGCAGGCGACGGTAGGTGGCGATCTCCTGCTCCAGCCGCGTCTTCACGTCCAGCAGCACCTGGTACTCGTGGTTCTGGCGCTCCATGTCGCAGCGCAGCTCGCAAAGCTGCTGCTCGATGCTGCTGATGAGCCCCTGCAGCTGGGCCAGCTGGGCCCCGTAGCGCGCCTCCGTCTCCGCCAGGCTGTTCTCCAGGGATGCTTTCTGTGGCCCGAGAGGCAGGGGTCACGGTGACTGTGAGCTGGGACCCTTTCCTGAGGCGGGGCACCCACaggggtcccccccccccccccggtggGGCTGTGGGTGCAACCAGCACAGTGGGGCTGTAGCTGGGCAGAGACCCGCCATGGATGCCAGGGAAGGCTGGGCAGGGAGCCCCGGCCCTCTGAGCAGGAGTCTACAAGGTGGGGCCACCTGGGCGGGAAGGGCCCAGGCCTACCATGCTGATCTGCGACTGCAGC includes:
- the LOC113181374 gene encoding keratin, type I cytoskeletal 17, producing MTTTIRQFTSSSSIKGSSGLGGGSSRTSCRLSGSLGGGSCRLGSASGLGSALGGANYSSCYSFGSGSSYGGSFGGVDGLLAGGEKATMQNLNDRLASYLDKVRALEEANTELEVKIRDWYKKQAPGPAPDYSHYYHIIEDLKNKILTATVDNANILLQIDNARLAADDFRTKFETEQALRMSVEADINGLRRVLDELTLARADLEMQIENLKEELAYLRKNHEEEMNSLRGQVGGEINVEMDAAPGVDLSRILSEMRDQYEKMAEKNRKDAEDWFFSKTEELNREVATNSELVQSGKSEISELRRTMQALEIELQSQLSMKASLEGSLAETENRYCVQLSQIQGLIGSVEEQLAQLRCEMEQQNQEYKILLDVKTRLEQEIATYRRLLEGEDAHLTQYKPKEPVTTRQVRTIVEEVQDGKVISSREQVHQTTR